A stretch of the Sphingomonas sp. CL5.1 genome encodes the following:
- a CDS encoding threonine/serine dehydratase, with protein MTIVRQPTRAGVRDAAAKVAAILPPTPLFVHEINHVPIAFKAESLQPMGAFKIRGAWHRLTALDAEARARGVVAFSSGNHAQGIAWAAKRLGIAATIVMPADAPRAKRESTLALGAEVVDYDRATESRETIAGRLARARGATLVPSFDDPWVIEGQGSAAIEAARQMEEAGLGAPVHAVVPCGGGGLAAGIALALPDARITIVEPEGWDDMTRSLEASWIEPVGPNPPPTACDALQTREVSPLTFEVLARRDAKGVAVSEEEVAAAQRWAAEHLRLVVEPGGAVALAAVLAGKAPAEAGMLVILSGGNVDLDAYARALAGAGGLITADARSEAV; from the coding sequence GTGACAATTGTACGACAGCCAACCCGCGCCGGCGTGCGCGACGCCGCGGCGAAGGTGGCGGCGATCCTGCCGCCGACGCCGCTTTTCGTCCATGAAATCAATCATGTGCCGATCGCCTTCAAGGCCGAGTCGCTGCAGCCGATGGGGGCGTTCAAGATTCGCGGCGCATGGCATCGGCTGACCGCGCTGGACGCGGAGGCGCGGGCGCGTGGCGTGGTCGCTTTCTCCTCCGGCAATCATGCGCAGGGAATCGCCTGGGCGGCGAAACGGCTGGGCATCGCCGCGACCATCGTGATGCCGGCCGACGCGCCACGCGCCAAGCGCGAATCGACGCTGGCGCTGGGCGCGGAGGTGGTCGATTACGACCGCGCGACCGAAAGCCGCGAGACGATCGCCGGGCGACTCGCCCGCGCGCGCGGCGCGACACTGGTGCCGAGCTTCGACGATCCGTGGGTGATCGAGGGCCAGGGCAGCGCCGCGATCGAGGCGGCGCGGCAGATGGAGGAGGCGGGCCTCGGCGCGCCGGTCCATGCGGTCGTGCCGTGCGGTGGCGGGGGGCTTGCCGCCGGGATCGCGCTCGCGCTGCCCGACGCGCGGATCACGATCGTCGAGCCGGAGGGCTGGGACGACATGACGCGCAGCCTGGAGGCGAGCTGGATCGAGCCGGTCGGCCCCAATCCTCCGCCGACCGCCTGCGACGCGCTCCAGACCAGAGAGGTATCGCCGCTCACCTTCGAGGTGCTGGCGCGGCGCGATGCGAAGGGCGTGGCGGTCAGCGAGGAGGAGGTGGCGGCGGCGCAGCGCTGGGCGGCGGAGCATCTGAGGCTGGTGGTGGAGCCGGGCGGCGCGGTGGCGCTCGCGGCGGTGCTGGCGGGCAAGGCCCCGGCGGAAGCGGGGATGCTGGTGATCCTGTCCGGCGGCAACGTCGATCTTGATGCCTATGCCCGCGCGCTGGCGGGCGCGGGGGGGCTCATAACGGCGGATGCTCGTTCAGAAGCGGTATGA
- a CDS encoding TlpA disulfide reductase family protein, with protein sequence MRMRRASMVLLALAGAALATPAPLALAEKAPRVGEPAPDFELTLFAGDKVRLSELRGNVVVLNFWATWCVPCRTELPTLNAFYQVTRKHGLLVFAVTTEDSVPLYKLKPLFEKLAIPAVRRVKGPYAVMGGVPTNYVIDRAGVVRYASAGALDLDTLNAVLIPLLNEHPPL encoded by the coding sequence ATGAGGATGCGCCGAGCGTCAATGGTATTGCTGGCGCTGGCCGGCGCGGCGCTTGCCACGCCCGCCCCGCTGGCGCTGGCGGAGAAGGCGCCGCGCGTCGGCGAGCCGGCGCCCGATTTCGAGCTGACGCTATTCGCCGGCGACAAGGTCAGGCTGTCGGAACTGCGCGGCAATGTCGTCGTGCTCAATTTCTGGGCGACATGGTGCGTGCCATGCCGCACCGAACTGCCGACGCTGAACGCTTTCTATCAGGTCACCCGGAAGCACGGCCTGCTCGTGTTCGCGGTGACCACCGAGGATTCGGTGCCGCTCTACAAGCTCAAGCCGCTGTTCGAGAAGCTCGCCATTCCGGCGGTGCGCCGGGTGAAGGGGCCGTATGCGGTGATGGGCGGCGTGCCGACCAATTACGTGATCGATCGCGCCGGCGTAGTGCGATACGCGAGCGCTGGCGCGCTGGACCTCGATACGCTCAACGCCGTGCTCATACCGCTTCTGAACGAGCATCCGCCGTTATGA
- a CDS encoding class I fructose-bisphosphate aldolase, giving the protein MTPTVKAILDKYESDSPATKANLARILMQGKLGGTGKLIILPVDQGFEHGPARSFAVNPPAYDPHYHYQLAIDAGLSAYAAPLGMLEAGAETFAGQIPTILKCNSSNSWATSIDQAVTAGVDDALRLGCAAIGFTIYPGSDHVFEQMEELRELSAQAKSVGLATVVWSYPRGGKLSKEGELALDVGAYAAHMAALLGAHIIKVKLPTDHIEQADAKKAYEGGDWSTQAKRVAHVVQCSFAGRRIVVFSGGAAKGADAVYQDARDIRDGGGNGSIIGRNTFQRERGEALAMLDKLVRIYKGEE; this is encoded by the coding sequence ATGACGCCGACGGTCAAGGCCATTCTCGACAAGTATGAATCCGATTCGCCCGCCACCAAGGCGAATCTCGCCCGCATCCTGATGCAGGGCAAGCTGGGCGGCACGGGCAAGCTGATCATCCTGCCGGTCGACCAGGGCTTCGAGCATGGCCCGGCGCGCAGCTTCGCGGTCAACCCGCCGGCCTATGACCCGCATTATCATTACCAGCTCGCGATCGACGCCGGCCTGTCGGCCTATGCCGCGCCGCTCGGCATGCTGGAGGCGGGGGCGGAGACGTTCGCCGGCCAGATCCCGACGATCCTGAAGTGCAACAGCTCCAATAGCTGGGCGACCAGCATCGACCAGGCGGTGACGGCGGGCGTGGACGATGCGCTGCGGCTGGGCTGCGCCGCGATCGGCTTCACCATCTATCCCGGCTCGGACCATGTGTTCGAGCAGATGGAGGAATTGCGCGAGCTTTCGGCGCAGGCCAAGTCGGTCGGCCTCGCCACGGTCGTGTGGTCCTATCCGCGCGGCGGCAAGCTCTCCAAGGAGGGCGAACTGGCGCTCGACGTCGGCGCCTATGCCGCGCACATGGCGGCGCTGCTCGGCGCGCATATCATCAAGGTGAAGCTGCCGACCGACCATATCGAGCAGGCCGACGCGAAGAAGGCCTATGAGGGCGGCGACTGGTCCACGCAGGCCAAGCGTGTCGCGCACGTCGTGCAGTGCAGCTTCGCGGGGCGGCGGATCGTGGTGTTCTCCGGCGGTGCGGCGAAGGGCGCGGACGCGGTCTATCAGGACGCGCGCGACATCCGTGATGGCGGCGGCAACGGCTCGATCATCGGCCGCAATACCTTCCAGCGCGAGCGCGGCGAGGCGCTGGCGATGCTCGACAAGCTCGTCCGCATCTACAAGGGCGAGGAGTAA
- a CDS encoding O-methyltransferase, whose translation MVERTQPQDARWAAVDRYIGEKLLGADEAPGATLAANAAGGLPDIDVSPPQGKLLQLLALIRGARRVLEVGTLGGYSTLWLARAVGEGGRVVTLEIDPHHAEVARANLAAAGVGDRVEVITGPALESIARLEGPFDLAFIDADKENNVAYVRAAIRLSRPGTVIVVDNVIREGGVLDAASTDPRIRGTRALFDYVSSEPRLTATAIQTVGEKKWDGFLLAVVDAGEG comes from the coding sequence ATGGTCGAGCGCACCCAGCCGCAGGACGCGCGCTGGGCGGCGGTCGACCGTTACATCGGCGAAAAGCTGCTCGGCGCGGATGAGGCGCCGGGCGCGACGCTCGCCGCCAACGCGGCGGGCGGCCTGCCGGATATCGACGTCTCTCCGCCGCAGGGGAAATTGCTCCAGCTTCTCGCGCTGATCCGTGGCGCGCGGCGCGTGCTGGAGGTGGGGACGCTCGGCGGCTATTCGACCTTGTGGCTGGCGCGCGCGGTGGGCGAGGGCGGCCGCGTCGTGACGCTGGAGATCGATCCGCATCATGCCGAGGTGGCGCGCGCCAATCTCGCGGCGGCGGGGGTCGGCGATCGCGTCGAGGTCATCACCGGCCCGGCGCTCGAATCGATCGCGCGGCTGGAGGGGCCGTTCGACCTCGCCTTCATCGACGCCGACAAGGAGAACAACGTCGCCTATGTGCGCGCGGCGATCCGCCTGTCGCGGCCAGGCACGGTGATCGTGGTCGACAATGTGATCCGCGAGGGCGGGGTGCTCGACGCCGCCAGCACCGATCCGCGCATTCGGGGCACGCGGGCGCTGTTCGATTATGTTTCGAGCGAGCCGCGCCTCACCGCGACGGCGATCCAGACGGTCGGGGAGAAGAAGTGGGACGGCTTCCTGCTCGCGGTGGTGGACGCGGGCGAAGGATAG
- a CDS encoding DUF952 domain-containing protein: MTARPSVAYKVLTADQMAALERDGRFAGAPVDVADGYIHLSTSGQLTETVDRHFAGQDDLHVAAVDLTSFGASLKWEKSRGGQDFPHLYEPLLLETVIAYGPLERESDGTVKLPVAG; encoded by the coding sequence ATGACCGCCCGCCCGTCCGTCGCGTACAAGGTGCTGACCGCCGACCAGATGGCGGCGCTGGAACGCGACGGTCGTTTCGCGGGCGCGCCGGTGGACGTGGCGGACGGCTACATCCATCTCTCCACCTCCGGCCAGCTCACCGAAACGGTGGACAGGCATTTCGCCGGGCAGGACGACCTGCACGTCGCGGCGGTGGACCTCACCTCGTTCGGCGCGTCGCTGAAATGGGAGAAGTCGCGCGGCGGGCAGGATTTCCCGCATCTCTACGAACCGCTGCTGCTGGAAACGGTGATCGCCTACGGCCCGCTGGAGCGCGAGTCGGACGGCACGGTGAAGCTGCCGGTGGCGGGATAA
- the gyrA gene encoding DNA gyrase subunit A encodes MTDEILLADPSDIAPISIVEEMKTSYLDYAMSVIVARALPDVRDGLKPVHRRILFSANESGFAWNRPYRKSARIVGDVIGKYHPHGDTAIYDALARMTQDWSMRAPLIDGQGNFGSMDPDPPAAMRYTEARLAKIADYLLGDLDKDTVDFQPNYDGSESEPQVLPARFPNLLVNGAGGIAVGMATNIPPHNLGEVIDACLAYLDNGAITTEELMEIVPGPDFPTGAIILGRAGARSAYATGRGSIMVRSRHVVEEGRGDRRSIVLTEIPFQQGKNALVEKIAEAAKDKRIEGVSDIRDESNREGVRIVIDLKRDATPEVVLNQLWRHTPAQSSFPANMLAIRGGRPEMLGLRDIIQAFVQFREQVITRRAKFELAKARDRAHILLGLVIAVTNLDEVVRIIRGSPSPAEARAALLAREWPIAEIAPYIRLVEAMDAEVTGDTYRLSEIQVRAILDLRLHRLTALGRDEIGAELEQLAASIAELLEILANRVKLYAVMREEFAEVRALFATPRRTEIAAAADGIEDEDLIEREDMVVTVTMQGYIKRTPLEAFRAQARGGKGRSGMATKDEDVVTELFVTSTHTPVLFFSTLGKVYRYKVWRLPEGGPATRGRPMVNLLPLAEGETISTVLPLPEDEAEWGKLHVMFATARGNVRRNSMDAFTNVPSNGKIAMKFEGEDEDDRLIGVALLDEEDDVLLATRHGKAIRFPGNDVREFQSRNSTGVRGMKLAKGDEVISLSILHKVGVRDQDEREDYLRHAPWKGEDSERAPRAMDDERFAHLAEHEQFILTVCANGYGKMSSAYEYRRTGRGGQGITNIDNIARNGLVVASFPATKAQQLMLVTDQAKMIRIPLGDLRVIGRGSAGVRLFNVANDEHVVSAARIEESEEEGETPETEATGETE; translated from the coding sequence TTGACCGACGAGATTCTCCTCGCCGACCCTTCGGACATTGCCCCCATCTCCATCGTCGAGGAGATGAAGACGAGCTATCTCGATTACGCGATGAGCGTGATCGTCGCCCGCGCGCTGCCGGACGTGCGCGACGGGCTGAAGCCGGTGCATCGCCGCATCCTGTTCTCCGCGAACGAGAGCGGATTCGCGTGGAACCGGCCGTATCGCAAGTCGGCCCGCATCGTCGGCGACGTGATCGGTAAATATCACCCGCACGGCGACACCGCGATCTACGACGCCCTCGCGCGCATGACGCAGGACTGGTCGATGCGCGCGCCGCTGATCGACGGCCAGGGCAATTTCGGCTCGATGGACCCCGATCCGCCCGCCGCGATGCGTTACACCGAGGCGCGCCTCGCCAAGATCGCGGATTACCTGCTGGGCGACCTCGACAAGGATACGGTCGATTTCCAGCCGAACTATGACGGCTCCGAAAGCGAGCCGCAGGTGCTGCCCGCGCGCTTCCCGAACCTGCTCGTTAACGGCGCGGGCGGCATCGCGGTCGGCATGGCGACCAATATCCCGCCGCACAATCTCGGCGAAGTGATCGACGCCTGCCTCGCCTATCTCGACAATGGCGCGATCACCACGGAAGAACTGATGGAGATCGTGCCGGGGCCGGATTTCCCGACCGGCGCGATCATCCTCGGCCGCGCGGGCGCGCGCTCCGCCTATGCCACCGGGCGCGGATCGATCATGGTGCGTTCGCGCCATGTGGTCGAGGAAGGGCGCGGCGACCGGCGCTCGATCGTCCTCACCGAAATCCCCTTCCAGCAGGGTAAGAACGCGCTGGTCGAGAAGATCGCCGAGGCCGCCAAGGACAAGCGCATCGAGGGCGTCAGCGACATCCGCGACGAATCGAACCGCGAGGGCGTGCGCATCGTCATCGACCTTAAGCGCGACGCGACGCCGGAGGTGGTGCTGAACCAGCTCTGGAGGCACACGCCCGCGCAATCGAGCTTTCCAGCCAACATGCTCGCGATCCGTGGCGGGCGGCCGGAGATGCTGGGCCTGCGCGACATCATCCAGGCGTTCGTCCAGTTCCGCGAGCAGGTGATCACCCGCCGCGCCAAGTTCGAACTGGCGAAAGCGCGGGATCGGGCGCACATATTGCTCGGCCTCGTTATCGCCGTCACCAACCTCGACGAGGTGGTGCGGATCATCCGCGGCTCCCCCAGCCCGGCGGAGGCGCGCGCGGCGCTGCTCGCGCGCGAATGGCCAATCGCGGAGATCGCGCCCTATATCCGGCTGGTCGAGGCGATGGACGCCGAGGTGACCGGCGACACCTATCGCCTGAGCGAGATCCAGGTCCGCGCGATCCTCGACCTGCGGCTGCATCGCCTGACCGCACTCGGCCGCGACGAGATCGGCGCGGAGCTGGAGCAGCTCGCCGCCTCGATCGCGGAGCTGCTGGAGATCCTCGCCAACCGCGTGAAGCTCTATGCGGTGATGCGCGAGGAGTTCGCCGAGGTGCGCGCCCTGTTCGCCACCCCGCGCCGGACGGAGATCGCCGCCGCCGCCGACGGGATCGAGGACGAGGACCTGATCGAGCGCGAGGACATGGTCGTCACCGTGACCATGCAGGGCTATATCAAGCGGACCCCGCTGGAAGCGTTCCGGGCGCAGGCGCGCGGCGGCAAGGGCCGCAGCGGCATGGCGACCAAGGACGAGGATGTGGTGACGGAGCTGTTCGTCACCTCCACCCACACGCCGGTGCTGTTCTTCTCCACGCTCGGCAAGGTCTATCGCTACAAGGTGTGGAGGCTGCCGGAGGGCGGGCCGGCGACACGCGGGCGGCCGATGGTCAACCTGCTGCCACTGGCCGAGGGGGAGACGATCTCCACCGTCCTGCCGCTGCCGGAAGACGAGGCGGAATGGGGCAAGCTCCACGTCATGTTCGCCACCGCCAGGGGCAACGTGCGCCGCAACAGCATGGACGCCTTCACCAACGTTCCCTCGAACGGCAAGATCGCCATGAAGTTCGAGGGCGAGGATGAGGACGACCGCTTGATCGGTGTCGCGCTGCTCGACGAGGAGGACGACGTGCTGCTCGCCACCCGCCACGGCAAGGCGATCCGCTTCCCCGGCAACGACGTGCGCGAGTTCCAGAGCCGCAACTCCACCGGCGTGCGCGGCATGAAGCTCGCGAAGGGCGACGAGGTGATCTCGCTCTCGATCCTCCACAAGGTCGGCGTGCGCGATCAGGACGAGCGCGAGGATTATCTCCGCCACGCGCCGTGGAAGGGCGAGGATTCGGAACGCGCGCCGCGCGCGATGGACGACGAACGCTTCGCCCATCTGGCGGAACACGAGCAGTTCATCCTGACGGTGTGCGCCAACGGCTATGGCAAGATGTCGTCGGCCTATGAATATCGCCGCACCGGCCGTGGTGGCCAGGGCATCACCAATATCGACAATATCGCCCGTAACGGTCTCGTCGTCGCCAGCTTCCCGGCGACCAAGGCGCAGCAGCTCATGCTCGTCACCGATCAGGCCAAGATGATCCGCATCCCATTGGGCGACCTGCGCGTGATCGGGCGCGGATCGGCAGGCGTGCGGCTGTTCAACGTGGCGAACGACGAGCATGTCGTCTCCGCCGCGCGGATCGAGGAAAGCGAGGAGGAAGGCGAAACGCCGGAAACCGAAGCGACGGGCGAGACGGAATGA
- a CDS encoding SDR family NAD(P)-dependent oxidoreductase — protein sequence MSAVVIGASGGIGGALADALEEEGEIVLRLSRPEIDVTDEVTIAAAAARAGSPELVIVATGILHEDGRGPEKAPGDLDPAWLARQYTVNAIGPALVAKHFLPVMPRAGRSILAILSARVGSISDNRLGGWHGYRASKAALNQLVRTLAIEDRRRNDRGIVVALHPGTVDTRLSRPYLQSGRDILAADRAAVQLLDVIDGLAPKDSGRLFSWDGTEIAP from the coding sequence ATGAGCGCGGTCGTCATCGGCGCATCCGGCGGGATCGGCGGCGCGCTGGCCGACGCGCTGGAGGAGGAAGGAGAGATCGTCCTCCGCCTCTCGCGCCCCGAAATCGACGTGACCGACGAGGTGACGATCGCCGCGGCGGCCGCACGCGCCGGTTCGCCGGAACTGGTGATCGTCGCGACCGGCATTCTGCACGAGGACGGGCGCGGCCCGGAAAAGGCGCCGGGCGATCTCGATCCGGCGTGGCTCGCGCGGCAATATACCGTCAACGCAATCGGCCCGGCGCTGGTCGCGAAGCATTTCCTGCCGGTCATGCCCAGGGCGGGGCGCAGCATCCTCGCGATATTGTCCGCGCGGGTCGGCAGCATTTCGGACAACCGGCTGGGCGGCTGGCACGGCTATCGCGCATCCAAGGCGGCGCTCAACCAGCTCGTCCGCACGCTGGCGATCGAGGACCGGCGGCGCAACGATCGCGGCATCGTCGTCGCGCTGCATCCCGGCACGGTCGATACGCGGCTGTCGCGCCCTTACCTGCAATCCGGCCGCGACATCCTCGCCGCCGACCGTGCCGCCGTGCAGTTGCTCGACGTCATCGACGGTCTCGCGCCGAAGGACAGCGGACGGCTGTTCTCTTGGGACGGGACGGAAATCGCTCCCTGA
- the yaaA gene encoding peroxide stress protein YaaA, with protein sequence MIAVISPAKTLDYATPLPAMATTAPRFAGEAATLAKAAARMSRRRLGELMHISDKLATLNAERFRAFETLPERPAIRAFAGDVYTGLEAATLDEAAIDFAQDHLRMLSGLYGLLRPLDRMRPYRLEMGTRWSPRRKKLTDWWGRRIADALAGDIAAEGSAVLLNLASQEYWAAVDGLLPDGIRVINVDFREANDRFISFHAKKARGMMARWLVEHRIADADAMRGFDSDGYAFDAAASERDSWTFRRR encoded by the coding sequence ATGATCGCCGTGATTTCCCCCGCCAAGACGCTGGACTATGCAACGCCCCTGCCCGCAATGGCGACCACCGCGCCGCGTTTCGCGGGGGAGGCGGCGACGCTGGCGAAGGCGGCGGCGAGGATGTCGCGCAGGCGGCTCGGCGAACTGATGCACATCTCGGACAAGCTCGCCACGCTGAATGCGGAGCGCTTCCGCGCCTTTGAAACGCTGCCCGAGCGGCCGGCGATCCGCGCCTTCGCCGGCGACGTCTATACCGGGCTGGAAGCCGCGACGCTGGACGAGGCGGCGATCGACTTCGCGCAGGATCATCTCAGGATGCTGTCCGGGCTATACGGCCTGCTGCGACCGCTCGACCGGATGCGCCCCTATCGGCTGGAGATGGGCACGCGCTGGTCGCCGCGTCGCAAGAAGCTGACCGACTGGTGGGGCAGGCGCATCGCCGACGCGCTGGCGGGCGATATCGCGGCGGAGGGATCGGCGGTGCTGCTCAACCTCGCCAGCCAGGAATATTGGGCGGCGGTGGACGGGCTGTTGCCGGACGGCATCCGCGTCATCAATGTCGATTTCCGCGAGGCGAACGACCGCTTCATCAGCTTCCACGCGAAGAAGGCGCGCGGCATGATGGCCCGCTGGCTGGTCGAGCATCGCATCGCGGACGCGGACGCGATGCGCGGGTTCGACAGCGACGGCTACGCCTTCGACGCCGCTGCGAGCGAGCGCGACAGCTGGACCTTCCGCCGGCGATGA
- a CDS encoding tetratricopeptide repeat protein, with amino-acid sequence MKSIYRAAIAAALLSGAGGIALVTPAAAKEKKAEESKTPPLKLSKDVQPLAAKAQAAIQAKDYATAAPLVQQVSAAAKTDDDKYIASVFELQLAVGQSPSGQIDDNKIKGPLDALIANPRTPQADQARFNYQRGIIAANAKQPQEAIAFFQRAQQLGYSDPNLPLQMVKIKMESGDIAGGSADLQKAIDAQIAAGQKPDEQLYRYAMAKTLQKRLIPDSIGWMKRYITAYPSAKNWRDIVFVYGIQQGSAVTLDKAQKVDLFRLLRREKALADQFDYEIYAQYAIDLGLPNEGKSVIDEGRAAGKLPADSVTANDLYRVAKQSIANEGSLDPLDAKSKAAANGKLAAGTADAHLGAGNYAKAIELYKVALQKGGVDADAVNTHLGIALANSGDTAGAKAAFEAVKGAPRADIASFWLTALSTPAA; translated from the coding sequence ATGAAAAGCATCTACCGGGCCGCGATCGCCGCCGCCCTCCTTTCCGGCGCAGGCGGCATCGCGCTCGTGACGCCGGCCGCCGCCAAGGAAAAGAAGGCGGAGGAATCCAAGACGCCGCCGCTGAAGCTCAGCAAGGACGTCCAGCCGCTCGCCGCCAAGGCGCAGGCCGCGATCCAGGCGAAGGACTACGCCACCGCCGCGCCGCTGGTGCAGCAGGTCTCCGCCGCCGCCAAGACCGATGACGACAAATATATCGCCTCCGTGTTCGAGCTCCAGCTCGCGGTCGGCCAGTCACCCAGCGGGCAGATCGACGACAACAAGATCAAGGGCCCGCTCGACGCGCTGATCGCCAACCCGCGCACGCCGCAGGCCGATCAGGCGCGCTTCAACTATCAGCGCGGCATCATCGCCGCCAACGCCAAGCAGCCGCAGGAGGCGATCGCCTTCTTCCAGCGCGCGCAGCAACTCGGCTACAGCGATCCCAACCTTCCGCTCCAGATGGTGAAGATCAAGATGGAGAGCGGCGACATCGCCGGCGGCTCCGCCGATCTCCAGAAGGCGATCGACGCGCAGATCGCCGCCGGCCAGAAACCGGACGAGCAGCTCTATCGCTATGCCATGGCCAAGACGCTGCAGAAGCGCCTGATCCCGGATTCGATCGGCTGGATGAAGCGCTATATCACCGCTTATCCGAGCGCGAAGAACTGGCGCGACATCGTGTTCGTCTATGGCATCCAGCAGGGCAGCGCCGTGACGCTCGACAAGGCGCAGAAGGTCGACCTGTTCCGCCTGCTCCGCCGCGAGAAGGCGCTGGCAGACCAGTTCGATTACGAGATCTACGCGCAATATGCGATCGATCTCGGCCTGCCGAACGAGGGCAAGTCGGTGATCGACGAAGGCCGCGCGGCGGGCAAGCTGCCGGCGGATTCGGTCACGGCGAACGATCTCTATCGCGTCGCCAAGCAGTCGATCGCGAACGAAGGCTCGCTCGATCCGCTCGACGCCAAGTCGAAGGCCGCCGCCAACGGCAAGCTCGCCGCCGGCACCGCCGACGCGCATCTCGGCGCGGGAAATTACGCCAAGGCGATCGAGCTTTATAAGGTCGCGCTGCAGAAGGGCGGCGTGGACGCCGATGCGGTCAACACCCACCTCGGCATCGCGCTCGCCAATTCCGGCGATACCGCCGGCGCCAAGGCGGCGTTCGAAGCGGTGAAGGGCGCGCCGCGCGCCGACATCGCCTCCTTCTGGCTCACGGCGCTGTCCACCCCGGCGGCCTGA
- a CDS encoding Lrp/AsnC family transcriptional regulator, whose translation MLDRIDRQILAYLQEDGRMTNVELADRVGLTAPPCLRRVRALEQAGVIRGYHADCDPAQLGFPITVFAMVSLRSQAEADLAAFEAHVAALPEVRECHMLNGEIDFVLKIVATDLESFQRFLTTHLTTAPNVASVKSSLTIRSAKSASGVPIVD comes from the coding sequence GTGCTCGATCGGATCGACAGGCAGATACTGGCTTATCTTCAGGAAGACGGGCGGATGACCAACGTCGAGCTCGCCGATCGCGTCGGCCTCACCGCGCCGCCATGCCTGCGGCGGGTCCGCGCGCTGGAGCAGGCCGGGGTGATCCGCGGCTACCACGCTGATTGCGATCCCGCGCAACTGGGTTTCCCGATCACCGTGTTCGCGATGGTCAGCCTCAGGAGCCAGGCGGAAGCCGACCTCGCCGCGTTCGAGGCGCATGTCGCCGCGCTGCCCGAGGTGCGCGAATGCCATATGCTGAACGGCGAGATCGATTTCGTGCTGAAGATCGTCGCCACCGATCTGGAGAGCTTCCAGCGCTTCCTGACGACCCACCTCACCACCGCGCCGAACGTCGCCAGCGTCAAATCCTCGCTGACGATCCGCAGCGCCAAGTCCGCCTCGGGCGTGCCGATCGTCGACTGA